In a single window of the Salmo trutta chromosome 23, fSalTru1.1, whole genome shotgun sequence genome:
- the lyz gene encoding lysozyme C has product MRAVVVLLLVAVASAKVYDRCELARALKAYGMDGYAGNSLPNWVCLSKWESSYNTQATNRNTDGSTDYGIFQINSRYWCDDGRTPGAKNVCGIRCSQLLTDDITVAVSCAKRVVLDPNGIGAWVAWRLHCQNQDLRPYVDGCGV; this is encoded by the exons ATGAGAGCTGTTGTTGTTCTCCTGCTTGTGGCTGTGGCCAGTGCTAAGGTGTATGACAGATGTGAGCTGGCCAGAGCGCTGAAGGCATACGGAATGGATGGCTACGCTGGAAACAGCCTGCCCAACT GGGTGTGCCTGTCTAAATGGGAGTCGAGCTACAATACCCAGGCCACCAACCGCAACACCGACGGCTCCACCGACTATGGCATCTTCCAGATTAACAGCCGCTACTGGTGTGACGACGGACGTACCCCGGGGGCTAAGAACGTCTGTGGTATCCGCTGCAGCC AGCTGCTAACTGATGACATCACAGTGGCGGTCAGTTGTGCCAAGCGTGTGGTGTTGGACCCGAACGGAATCGGGGCATG GGTGGCTTGGCGCCTTCACTGTCAGAATCAGGACCTGAGGCCCTACGTGGACGGCTGCGGGGTCTAA
- the pdzph1 gene encoding uncharacterized protein pdzph1: MSRRGSRRRNSRRRKSPTSSKQSASQCVFQKQNKSNSVVCQDDITEKGEIESLRKENILSDSDEEGKYSEIPSKEKKVRRDSQGESSRNKRPPSIAKQENIDRGVKFTTLVTIDDLQPSSSKIIFQHSRIGSNMKFEIQEILQSDNSGIKTVYVFESQQGATGEPCVQSQREKRLSPNNDLIQQSWTLNPNVNITVHSQNRKHNYEFSIPESSKDARVTARHSIASRCCGELACRKSCCDDQFAFHRSPSNNDTDFTLAGGSSSPSPLPDFWKSTDALCDIPPPCEFSDRKYEPLADLTEDIASCQIGACCTMDKQQWVFSPPPSMRHHKDSGCPYSLDGEDSAHLASFFDSVSESDNYEPMFMRPPLSVSRSSYTKDFVQNHEMKTQMRNNSIATVECKTCLSSSYLQKPTKRRRTFPGVKEEPSQMQEGLPSWEGRESFSSGTISSYMMESLPLQAERLRRLTADHQEDERLCPFSALSCKSSQSSCSYRPSSSNVNSHLEPQQQLINPSYASTSEEAVQEIFQLPEPRHLPCEEPRGPDMDFGGNALADMAFGVEQIEVAESGFDEDMGEVEDHSLDPTMEELTQRDLLVQVFPPSPSKLSSQENSVSDLQSMRRRGSVMAITTGGTEQSFLQSVSKLAESAALNSPHWDAFNVIPEARSVFPILDMEMDSRITSKATEEVRFSPKRSLTVRASISSPTLSQIEEGKEPPSKYKIVEDSGMEIAEAPSPDHESQDQETESKWKPKLYQSDSTAEKQSVSKSSLEVKDNGPEHWAKRRNLFKDSKQWSSVGGSSITSSINEESGISEDSRSVDMAARDLGDKGFYTETFHCASWIYSGDEVSPTAGPVPPGLQPRTVTIRERTVKIWKGMGEYPWGFRIQFSKPIVVTEVDTNGAAEEAGLLVGDFVMAVNGIDVTSIPHSEAADLARQGPDLLTMTIGSDIGRGPNTPRPTCRGYLHKRTQSGLIKGWRRRWFVLRHDCCLYYYRHKKDEGRKRALSSFKLEGADVAGDPSLGKPFVFKCCPLSANRVYYFSATSNLEMKRWLDAMDRAVHPVTQNHVWVDVTRHNASLPPLAVKNPECLGLLHQIDRNNKDTWVQHYCTLKDGCLYFYAGIRSTHALGGIYLHGYTVREQSLGSKKSTIELKPPSEEYKTFYLCAENPMENKRWILSIKASAKKWLPYHQAVQDYMNRPPEETRM; this comes from the exons ATGAGTCGTCGCGGGAGCAGGAGGAGGAACAGTCGGAGGAGGAAGAGCCCCACCAGCAGTAAAC AGAGTGCCTCTCAAtgcgtttttcaaaaacaaaacaaaagtaaCAGTGTGGTTTGCCAGGATGATATCACTGAGAAAGGAGAAATTGAATCATTACGTAAAGAAAATATTTTGTCAGACTCTGATGAAGAGGGAAAATACAGTGAGATTCCAAGCAAAGAGAAAAAAGTCAGGCGAGACAGTCAAGGGGAGTCCTCTCGAAACAAAAGGCCACCTAGCATTGCAAAGCAAGAGAACATAGACAGGGGGGTGAAATTCACAACTTTGGTAACCATTGACGATTTGCAACCATCATCTTCAAAAATCATCTTTCAGCACTCTCGTATTGGCTCGAACATGAAGTTTGAAATTCAAGAAATTCTACAGTCCGATAACTCAGGGATCAAGACAGTATATGTGTTCGAAAGTCAACAGGGGGCTACTGGAGAGCCTTGTGTCCAGAGTCAACGTGAGAAGAGACTCAGTCCAAATAATGACTTAATTCAGCAGTCATGGACTCTAAACCCAAATGTAAACATCACAGTGCACAGTCAAAACAGGAAGCACAACTATGAATTTAGCATTCCAGAAAGCAGCAAGGATGCAAGGGTCACAGCAAGACATAGCATTGCTTCAAGGTGTTGTGGGGAATTGGCCTGCCGCAAAAGCtgctgtgatgatcaatttgctTTTCACCGTTCGCCCAGCAACAATGACACTGACTTCACATTGGCAGGTGGGTCCTCCAGCCCATCCCCTTTGCCTGACTTCTGGAAAAGCACAGATGCACTGTGTGACATTCCCCCACCATGTGAGTTTTCCGACCGTAAATATGAACCCCTGGCAGACCTTACCGAAGACATAGCTTCCTGTCAGATTGGAGCTTGTTGTACTATGGACAAACAGCAATGGGTATTCAGTCCACCACCCTCCATGAGGCACCATAAAGACTCTGGTTGCCCCTACTCACTTGATGGTGAAGACAGTGCCCATTTGGCATCTTTCTTCGACAGCGTATCGGAATCAGACAACTATGAACCCATGTTCATGAGACCACCATTGTCAGTGAGCAGGTCCAGTTACACCAAAGACTTCGTCCAAAACCACGAGATGAAGACCCAGATGCGTAACAATAGCATAGCTACCGTAGAATGCAAAACCTGCTTGTCGTCCAGTTATCTACAAAAGCCGACGAAGAGGCGGCGGACTTTCCCAGGAGTGAAAGAAGAACCAAGTCAAATGCAGGAGGGCCTACCTTCGTGGGAGGGAAGGGAGTCCTTTTCGTCTGGCACCATCTCCTCTTACATGATGGAGTCCCTTCCGCTCCAAGCAGAGAGACTAAGGAGACTGACAGCAGACCACCAGGAAGATGAGAGGCTTTGTCCCTTTAGTGCATTGAGTTGTAAATCCTCCCAAAGCAGCTGCAGTTACAGACCCAGCTCCAGCAATGTAAACAGCCACCTCGAGCCACAGCAACAACTGATCAATCCGTCATACGCATCTACGTCCGAGGAGGCTGTACAGGAGATCTTCCAGTTACCAGAGCCAAGGCACCTACCATGTGAAGAACCCAGAGGACCCGACATGGACTTCGGAGGGAATGCATTGGCGGACATGGCTTTTGGAGTGGAGCAAATCGAAGTGGCAGAGAGCGGCTTTGATGAAGACATGGGGGAAGTGGAGGACCACAGCCTAGATCCCACGATGGAGGAGCTCACTCAGAGGGACCTGCTCGTTCaggtcttccctccctccccttccaaaCTGTCATCCCAAGAGAATTCAGTTTCCGATCTTCAATCCATGCGGCGAAGAGGATCAGTCATGGCCATAACAACAGGGGGCACTGAGCAAAGTTTCTTGCAGAGTGTCTCCAAACTAGCAGAGAGCGCAGCTCTGAATAGTCCCCACTGGGACGCCTTCAACGTAATCCCAGAGGCACGGTCTGTGTTCCCCATACTGGACATGGAGATGGACTCAAGAATCACAAGTAAAGCTACAGAGGAAGTTAGATTTAGCCCGAAAAGGTCTCTTACTGTAAGAGCTAGCATCTCCAGCCCTACTCTTTCACAGATTGAGGAGGGGAAAGAACCTCCTTCAAAATACAAGATTGTAGAGGATTCAGGCATGGAAATTGCAGAGGCACCCAGTCCAGATCATGAATCTCAAGACCAAGAGACAGAAAGCAAGTGGAAGCCCAAGCTATATCAGTCAGATTCTACAGCGGAAAAACAAAGTGTGTCCAAAT CCTCCTTAGAGGTCAAGGACAACGGCCCCGAGCACTGGGCTAAGAGACGGAATCTCTTCAAGGACAGCAAGCAATGGAGCTCTGTAGGAGGAAGCTCCATAACCAGCAGCATCAATGAGGAGTCAG GAATTTCAGAAGACAGTCGTTCTGTTGACATGGCAGCAAGGGACCTTGGAGATAAGGGTTTCTACACAGAAACCTTCCACTGTGCGTCATGGATTTACAGTGGAGACGAAGTCAGTCCGACTGCTGGGCCAGTTCCTCCTGGTCTCCAACCTCGAACTGTCACAA TTCGTGAGAGGACGGTCAAGATTTGGAAAGGAATGGGAGAGTACCCCTGGGGGTTCAGAATACAGTTTTCCAAACCCATTGTGGTCACAGAGGTCGACACAA ATGGAGCAGCCGAGGAGGCGGGGCTATTGGTGGGAGATTTCGTCATGGCCGTCAATGGGATCGATGTCACCAGTATCCCCCACTCTGAGGCAGCTGACCTGGCAAGACAAG GCCCAGACCTCCTGACTATGACCATTGGCTCAGACATCGGTCGAGGCCCCAACACCCCCAGACCTACCTGCCGGGGCTACCTCCATAAACGCACCCAGTCTGGCCTGATTAAGGGTTGGAGAAGGAGGTGGTTCGTGCTCAGACATGACTGCTGCCTGTACTACTACAGACATAAAAAG GATGAGGGGAGGAAGCGAGCTCTGTCATCTTTTAAGCTAGAGGGAGCAGATGTTGCAGGGGACCCCTCGCTGGGGAAACCCTTTGTGTTCAAGTGCTGCCCCCTGTCTGCCAACCGAGTGTACTACTTCTCTGCTACATCCAACCTGGAGATGAAAAG gtGGTTAGATGCCATGGACAGAGCTGTTCATCCTGTAACACAG AATCACGTGTGGGTGGATGTGACTCGCCACAACGCCAGCCTCCCGCCACTGGCCGTGAAGAACCCAGAGTGTCTGGGCCTGCTTCACCAGATAGACAGGAATAACAAGGACACATGGGTGCAGCACTACTGTACACTGAAGGACGGCTGTCTCTACTTCTACGCAGGCATCCGCTCAACTCACGCTCTGG GGGGGATCTACTTACATGGGTACACTGTGAGGGAACAGTCCTTGGGATCCAAGAAATCCACCATTGAACTGAAACCCCCTTCGGAAGAGTACAAAACCTTCTATCTCTGTGCTGAAAACCCCATGGAAAATAAACG ATGGATCTTGTCTATAAAAGCATCCGCCAAAAAATGGCTACCATACCATCAGGCCGTTCAGGACTACATGAATCGACCACCAGAGGAGACCAGAATGTGA